A part of Sus scrofa isolate TJ Tabasco breed Duroc chromosome 15, Sscrofa11.1, whole genome shotgun sequence genomic DNA contains:
- the TMEM169 gene encoding transmembrane protein 169, with protein sequence MEGQCELPSPHQGSLRKAVAAALALDGESTIGRRKKKKKESRPESIIVYRSENEKSDEEPGELEGGDQPKAEEGDDFLDYPTDDGMWNMPLDSRYVTLTGTITRGKKKGQMVDIHVTLSEKELQELTKPKASSRETAPGGRKACQLGADRGPHVVLWTLVCLPVVFILSFVVSFYYGTITWYNIFLVYNEERTFWHKISCCPCLILFYPVLIMAMASSLGLYAAVVQLSWSWGAWWQAARDMEKGFCGWLCSKLGLEDCSPYSIVELLESDNISGNLSNKDTTLEVETSTV encoded by the exons ATGGAAGGCCAGTGTGAGCTCCCAAGTCCCCACCAGGGATCTCTGAGGAAGGCCGTGGCAGCTGCCCTGGCCCTGGATGGGGAATCCACAATTGGCcgcaggaaaaagaagaagaaagagtccCGCCCCGAGTCTATCATCGTCTACCGGTCAGAGAATGAGAAATCAGATGAGGAGCCCGGGGAATTAGAAGGTGGAGACCAGCCTAAAGCGGAGGAGGGAGACGATTTCCTAGACTATCCCACGGATGATG GTATGTGGAACATGCCCCTGGACAGCCGCTATGTCACATTAACTGGGACCATCACCCGAGGGAAGAAAAAGGGGCAGATGGTAGACATCCATGTCACGTTGTCAGAGAAGGAGCTGCAGGAACTCACCAAGCCTAAGGCGTCGTCAAGGGAAACAGCACCTGGAGGCAGAAAGGCTTGCCAGCTGGGAGCAGACCGTGGGCCCCACGTGGTCCTCTGGACCCTGGTCTGCCTGCCTGTGGTTTTCATCCTCTCTTTCGTGGTCTCTTTCTACTATGGCACCATCACCTGGTACAACATCTTCCTTGTGTACAACGAGGAGAGGACCTTCTGGCACAAGATCTCATGTTGCCCCTGCCTCATCCTCTTCTATCCAGTGCTCATCATGGCCATGGCCTCTTCCCTGGGCCTCTATGCTGCCGTGGTCCAGCTGTCATGGTCCTGGGGAGCATGGTGGCAAGCTGCCCGGGATATGGAGAAGGGCTTCTGTGGCTGGCTGTGCAGCAAGCTGGGTCTGGAGGACTGTTCTCCCTATAGTATTGTGGAGTTGCTTGAATCTGACAACATCTCAGGCAATCTGTCCAACAAGGACACCACCCTGGAGGTAGAAACGTCCACTGTCTAA